CCAATCATAATACACGGGTCAAACACTTAGCTCGCCCCATGGGTGAGGTAAtcatctctccctctctctcacacattttctttgggtaaaaaaattgaagggtCATTACCACACTGcataattgtaaaattgtaattataggcaatgtggaagatgatgatAAATATTCATGAATGCCTCTGTTATCTGTGGCCATGCAAATCTTTTGAGCACTGCCAAACACATTTATGAAAATAAACAACCCCTTTACCCCCCCCATTAAATCATAACCCCaaaatcatttcttttttttcttttcttttcttttttttttacaactttttaaaattaaaggaCGGCTTAAAATTGCTGCACGAAAAAGagaaatgctttttatttaagAGGGGTTTGAAGGATTACAAGAGGAAGGAACCATTATTATTTGGGGCTTGCCATCATTGTTTGTGTTCAGAGAAGATTTATAACCCTGGATATTCATTAACAGTTTTGAGCCAAAATTTATTTACTTCCCTATTGCACGTTTTGACAGAGCCCTTTTGCCCCCCTATACTTTGACTGTATCGTAGTTTGAATGACGGATGGGCTGACCTGGTAAAAAATGTTGCTAATTGATGTGTGGACAGAACTGGATGAGATCAAAGCTAAGAGCATAGGTTGTGGCGTAGAGCTTTTCTATGAGCCAGAAATAATGAAATATGGTTTAGACTTTAAATGCAATGCAAGTACTCGTAGTggttattcagcaaaaaaaaaaaaagtactcgTAAGTGcttgtttaaaactttaaattaagACGTACTCGGACAACGAAATTTGTAGATAATtcaatttaataaagaaattcTTGTCAACTTCGACAGTGTGATAATGTGACAAAAGTCACACAACCATAGCAAGTAAAGGAGAATGACCCCTTTCAAATGTAACTAACAATCTTTTTGGAAATCAAAATTCACTCCATATGGTTTTGTTCTATTACAATTTAGTTTAGGAGTGGCAAAATTTAACACTACTCATGAACCCGACACGACTAACCTGCTTATAAACAAGTCATAGGTTGAGGTTAAACGGATTCGGGTCATATTCGAATTGACACAgttaacccgtttaataaacgggtcgGGTTCATGTTCAGTATTCGAACCCATCTGACCCGTTTGACCCATTTAgcttataaaattttagttattttgatattattacttaatttattgttgtttttatatgtttattactatatttatagttgttaatgtattttaattttatatacatgGGAATTGATAAAGATTATATTGGTTAACTATGACCTATTGATTAAATAGATTATAAAACGGGTCATTTGTATTGACTTTTACATAACTTGTTAATTTAATGAGTTAAACGTGTCGAGTTGACCTGTTTAATCAATAGGTCGTATTCGGGTTGAGAATTGCTGACACGTTTAGTAAACAAATCGGGTTCGAGTCAACTCATATAGCCGAATACTCATGACTCGACACGATACGAACCTGACCCACGAACACAAATTGACACCCCTAATTTGGTTTATTAACTCATTATTAGAGTTGTCCTATGTGCTTAATCTAAACCTAAATTGCTCACATCAGGTTAATAAAGGAGCCAACAGCCACTAACTATAGGTCAAGACGTTTCTAGTTTGAGTGGACAATGGTCGGATTCATTCAAAATCGTTGAAGGAGCAGTAGTGAGGTGAGTCACGGGATTTAATCAAGATCTCGTTGGATTTAAGACTAAGAAAGAGAGCGAGGACAACGGTTGAGAGAGAATTGCGATTTCCAGTGGGTTTTATGATATTGGGTCaatcaattcaaatttttgtcaaGTTTCAAACCTTTAACCTGCCACTCAATCCACTCACATTGGTTGTTGAAGCCAGAGACCCACTATTGACCGCCTCTTTGCATAGATCGAGTCGGTTTTATTTCGGGTGGCGCCAAGTTAGATACTTCCATCATGTGGCTAATTGGTCTGGATAGCCCTACTTGTAATTGTTATATTTGACTCCCCAAAGGTTTGGAATTGAATGGaactaaactattttattttatatgtttaaaaataaattaataaaagaattttttttttttaaaaaaagtaaccTTATTTGAGATACCACTAACATGAAAAAGAAtaagattaataattttttttttaataatattacttCTTATAtcctttcttttataaaaagtaGTGTTGTTATTTGTTGATGGTATCATGGTAatatttgaaacttatataaatatatatatatatatatatatatataattggaatcatagttttaaaaatcggaTCGGACTAGCTAGTTCAACTTGGAACTGAGCACTAATCTGGTCTTGTAAAAAGCGCTATAACCAGCCAAAACCAGTCAAAAATCGGGAACCAAATCTAAAACTAGTTCTTAGACCATactagtttttaaaaccatgattggAATATAACTCTTGGTGTCCAACTttcattattttgaaaaatatccTTATTGTTTAGTTTAggtttattttctcaaaaatacaaattaaggTGAAAAAAAGTATTGTAACAAATGATTAAACGGCAAACtagaaaaacaaaacccaagtTCACATAACTTATTACCCACTTTTAggttatttttcttaatttgaatttaaatgtttCTTACCTGCACGACATCAGAgttcttaaataataataaaataaaataaaaaagagaaggacgagAAGAAACAACCACCACTCTTTCTTGTCTTAAATCTTAATTAAGAAGATAACAAATGTCTTAGGAactatttttaacaactttttatggtaaagaaaaaagtaactaactttttttttttacagcttttaatattttccataaaaattgtattattaaaactttcataaaatgGCTTGCAGGCTATTGACAAAAGTAAATATGGATTTTCAAATGTATGGTAGAAAAGAGTAAGATAAAACACCTATTTTgacttattaataaatatacAATTTCATACTAatctgcaaaaaaaatttaaaaaaaaaattgaaattaaactcccaaataatttataaaaaattataattaagttTTTCCCCCTCTTGAATGCGATTAAATATCTATGAAGAGAATGTTTATTGGTTACATAAGGGGCAAAGGGAAAAAGAGATAAGTTgattggagttttttttttttttttttggttaagaaattattcctaaataaataaataaaattattagaaaaatatcgcatcattttaatttattatattattgagATAACAGTaatcatatttattatcatgTTAACCTATAAATAGTCTATTAtgtcaagagttttgtagctcAATTATTTGACACTTCTTATTTCTGTGATATTTCCAATAGAGACCTCAATGAGTTATATCTCTCCATAACCCGCCCCCaccatcaaattataaaataaaataaaaatccataaaaattagtaataattttagtattttttttcataaattatcaAGAATTTCAAATTGGTTCCCTCAATCATAGGAGTGGATTTTCCAATTTCTTcgttccttcttctttttttttttttttttttttgggagtaaaGTTCCAATTATTTGCAAACATCACAACATATGATTTGATTGGAAgttcctctttttattttaataaagatatagTTTGAAGAcattttccatcaaatggtagtGGTAGACAACACAAGGACAACCTCTCctactttcctttttatttgtttactaaTTTATCTTTTAGGTGGACAAGAAAATCAGCCAATCACACCAATAAGTTGGGAGTCATTTTACCATGCAACCTCCAATTCaacattcttttaaaaaaaatactattgtaAATATCATGTTTATCTATTATAATAAACCAAAGCAACTATCCTAAAAATCCAACGTAGTATCTTTCTGTATTTTGCACTAGCTATTATGgacacaataaaatttaaatttataacttTCATTCGATGATATTTATTATCATACAATTTCAAAAGTAGGGGAAAGTGCTTTAAAAGAAACAAACTGTGAAGTATATATGCAGCAAATGACCTTTTTATCTCTAATTCctcttggtatttttttttgggtaagtttttaaatttcttgtatCTATGTAGCACtattaattgaattttgttcttcaataaataaaaattgaagaaaagaacCGTTAAGGTTAATAAGGTAAGTTAAGGCAGTGCCAGCCCATGGATTGAGAACCCCATAATTACATTGATGTAAGTATATAGCCCCCCAGATGAAGAGTGATATATAAACGAGCCCCACGAGGGGGCACCAAAAACTTGTTGACAATTTCACCCATTCAAGAAAGACCCATCCAAAACACCACCTGTCCACCATGATGTTTCACGTTAAGCTACTCATAACCCGTGAGGGCTGGCCCCAACTCTCTCACCCAAACCCTCCAATCCATTATTTCAAGCCTATAAACCCCTATATTTGGCAAAAAATTATGCTTTACTTATGATACTAGTTTGGCAAATATAATTATGGGAATAATAACGTAAAACAAAACACCATCAATGGTGCAAAGAGTGCAAATTATAGGAGGTAAAAATGGTGTTTTAGTTGGCATGCAACAACATCCCCTAGGAAAGCCTTTCACAAGGTACTCGTACTAAAACAACATTGCCATCATGTAatccttcttttttccttcatttgtGGAAAACCCTTTTCTAAAATTTCGCATTTGGGTTACACAATACACTCCCCTAGGCACATAAACTAAAACCCATCATGAATAATTCTTGAAACAACATATTGTCCCCAAGACAATAATAAGATTTttccaattatttatttatttatataattaccCCCTACACATAGATGTAATCTTTTTGGTATGACTCTATAGTTGGGAATAATTATTAGACAACAATGACATACGCAAATGTGTCTTAAACACACAAAATGATTATTACCAACAGTTCCCAACaccaggaatttttttttaaaaaaaaaatttggaagagaaaaaaatagactaaaaatagaagaagaggaagacatagataaataaaacaaaagagtaATTGATGATGAAGGAAGGGGTGTGGTGGATGGTGATGATGGTTCGAAGCCAATCCAAACCATCATTGCGAATCTTGGGACGGCCTAGCCCACCATCATTTTAGAAGCCCTAGCCAGAAGTCACATAATTGTCCCTCTCATACCCATAATGCTACCAATTTATGCCCCAAATGTCCTTTTACTCTctgcacaaacccaaaaaacccaTCATAATTCCCATGACGCCAATTTCCATCATCATATTCATATTCATAGAGAAACcataaacacaaaaagaaaaaagaaaaaagaaaaaaacattaaaatcttTTGGGTTCCTAAGCCTAACTCGCCGCCTTACATGCTTACAAATGCATGATTGCTGTGTCAGAAAGAGAGAGGCATGTCTCCACACCCTCTCTCACTCGCTCGCTCGCTCGCTCAAACTCAACCCCCATTACTAATTTCTctctctaagttttttttagctCTATAAATTAACACCCTTGTTTCTTCACTTTGTCACGCACTTCACAAACTCACTCACTACTACAACTCTTCGTTTTTTTTACTGCTGCTTCTTCTACTTCCTCGGCCaaagctctctctctaaccAACCACTAAAAGGTGAtcttttttgaaaacataaagagagagaaaccaagAAAGAGGtccccacctctctctctctctctctctctctctctctctatcaaacTTCTTTTATCTTCTATTCTTTCACTAGAGGGGTACTAGTTTTAGTGGCAAATTCTCAACTAGTTCAACTAGTTCTATGTCTATATGCTATATGCCATACTCTCTGTCTcactttttccttcttctattTTGTATGATAGTTGCAAGAGGGGGTTCGCATTGTtgtgttttctttgtttatcTTTAAAAACCTTATTTTGTGGGAGAGAATGTTCTTGTCTTTTGAATGTTTCCCACCTTGGATTCTCAACATTTGTTTCTCTCCCCACTTTTTTAAATGGTCTTCTTGTCTTTATCTAGCTGTGGCcgtcttcttcttttctttttttttaatttttatttgtatttgtatgtATAATTTAACTTTCGGTCCACTGCTTTATTGTTTAAAAGATGCAATATTCTTTGGTGTAAGTATGCATGTTTCGAATTGTACTTATAGACACAAATATAAACACAAAACAAGTTTAAATCTTCATTTTGGAATGTTATATGAGCTTtatccttttctttcttgtatGGACAGCCGAAAGAAATCTAATGAGTGCAGATTCAGACAACTCATATTCCATCAATATATCCTCTTTTTGTTCTAAAACAACCAATTTGCTCTATTTATTTGTCAGGGTGGTCCAAATATTGAGTTGCTCATGCCCTCCACCTACTCTGCTTTTCTGTGATATAATTGCCATTCTtgctctcatttttttttttttttaattataactaGCAAAGCATAGGGTACAGCAAGAAATTTCCAATTGCTACAGAATCTACAGATTTTGATTTGTCTTTGGACCTTTAGTGTAAGATCGCACTGGCTCCACTTCCACCTTGTATTTGAATTATTTGGGTAACTTTTCTTTAAATACTTATATAGGTTCATATACCATTAGTCCATGACAAAACTGGGTGcacttcaaaattttcctttatcATTTTATATGGCCGATTAATATATATCTTTGTACACTTTCTGtatattttgttacaataaaatatagtataatAGGATTTGTCTCATGTGTTGTATTAAGAAACATTATCCGAAGATACTCTTTCTCATGGTTCtgattctttttctcttttttggtttCAGGGGCATTACAAGCAGTTAGGAACACATTTATCATAACAATGGATAGGCTGAACTCAAAGCTGTACTTGCAGAACTGTTACATAATGAAAGAGAATGAGAAGCTAAGGAAGAAAGCACAGCTTCTTAACCAAGAGAATCAAGCACTGCTCTCGGAGCTCAAACAGAAGCTGACCAAgggatcaaacccaaaaaacaatGCTCCAAACAATAACATTCCTGACCTCaatctcaactccagctcaaatgCAAATCCTTCCAGTTCCAGCAACTGATCTAGCAGGATATATGTGTATCATTGACCCCACTTAGATGCCCTTTCCTCTTTTTGTGTAAAACCATAGTCAGCCAGTGTTAGTTCCAGTTTCAGTTATATAGGACAGTTGTAGTATCTTTCTACCAGGGTCACTTTTGCTTCTATTTCCATCTTTTatcatatcttcttttctttttgggggggGTTAAGATATAGATTTCTGAACTACAAGGATGTATCAGACTATCTGCTAGACAGGAATATaatatttatcataattttagctctctttctctctctcacatttaAGATCAAATTAATATCTGCATTATTAGCTAGCTGTAATGAGCCAGTTGCTGTTTTCATTATTCATCATATCAGAATGCAGCCATtcagaagaaaataaataaacaaaaaataaaaaagaagaaagataataGAATGCACTGTCACCCAGGCCTGTACTCTGTAGATGACTCTTTGGTTTAACCACATCAAGTGGCATCCATTTATTTCCCAAGATTCAGCATAAAGGATAAGATGACCCTCTAAGCTGGTTCATTTTAGAAATGTGGCAGACAGACTTgtgcattttattaaaatgcagTGCTTTTTTCTTGCTTATTATGTatgataatttatttaaaatgtttctcattttttttcaaaggatgGTGACAATTTTAAATGATGCCAAACGGCTACCATATCGTATCGTATGTCAGACAACGTATAGATCCAGCCTATGgagcattttatttatttattattattatcattatttaaagATAATCTACGTTGTGTTTGTGTCCAAAGTCTAAACACACGGCTAATATCAGACAAATTAAGGATGATCACGGATCGATCAGTGAGGTGGGAGACTGTAAAACGTGTTTCACCAATTCAAATCTAGATGTCTCctagtaaaatataaaaaaaggcataccttattttgtttttttatttctctttttctaagAATACCAATTTCGATTCTTCTCCAAACTTGTATCGAATTGAATATGTTGAGCCAAATCTTCTTTAGGTAAACTTGTGTAAGCTTTTTAGAATTTCAAATAGTTACCAACCAATCCAATAAGCTTAAATTGATAATGAAATCGGTTTAACTCACGAGTCGTCTTTAGATGCTGGTAATCTAGGTGGCATCATTACGAGGTGATGGAGATATCTGTTGAATTTGTTAATGATATTAAGATCTCTAGTGAAGCCTAAATGAAGATTGAGCCAACGAGGAATGACGAGTAATGTTGAGGACATC
This genomic stretch from Castanea sativa cultivar Marrone di Chiusa Pesio chromosome 9, ASM4071231v1 harbors:
- the LOC142611031 gene encoding protein LITTLE ZIPPER 4-like produces the protein MDRLNSKLYLQNCYIMKENEKLRKKAQLLNQENQALLSELKQKLTKGSNPKNNAPNNNIPDLNLNSSSNANPSSSSN